In one Streptomyces sp. NBC_01288 genomic region, the following are encoded:
- a CDS encoding ATP-binding protein has translation MDIDTTQPWGLAIDFAGRATITEAGHTIYVNVSDSSYNSIIAPDSISGTYAPVTVAAQFTEWGANGSAIHGSARTTIMPIGTAMVVPDQTAIQTVVATALANFVENTAIYTALAAKWTPSNDDPGDGDGSGDDGTTDSTSTTTPA, from the coding sequence ATGGACATCGACACCACCCAACCCTGGGGCCTGGCCATCGACTTCGCGGGCCGAGCCACCATCACCGAGGCCGGCCACACGATCTACGTCAACGTCTCCGACTCCAGCTACAACAGCATCATCGCCCCCGACTCGATCAGCGGCACCTACGCCCCCGTGACGGTGGCCGCCCAGTTCACCGAGTGGGGCGCGAACGGCTCCGCCATCCACGGCAGCGCCCGCACCACGATCATGCCCATCGGCACGGCCATGGTCGTCCCCGACCAGACAGCAATCCAGACCGTGGTGGCCACGGCCCTGGCCAACTTCGTCGAGAACACAGCGATCTACACAGCCTTGGCCGCCAAGTGGACCCCGTCGAACGACGATCCGGGAGACGGCGACGGTTCAGGAGACGACGGAACCACAGACAGCACGTCGACGACGACGCCGGCCTAG
- a CDS encoding DUF1707 and DUF4190 domain-containing protein, translating into MSYPTPWQGQWPHQPSPGQGGGSMLAATADRERAVDVLRAGFAEGRLREDELEKRVARAYDARTVGELMLLVADLPQGPQATPVVQGPPMGFRPVPPTFLPSPVSQTNGKAVGALVCGLLTVPTLGLTGIPAVVLGHTARAEIRRTDEVGEGMALTGLVFGWLSIGGWALLILLGLIAAVASPG; encoded by the coding sequence GTGTCGTACCCGACACCGTGGCAGGGGCAGTGGCCGCACCAGCCGTCGCCGGGACAGGGCGGGGGCTCCATGCTGGCCGCCACCGCCGACCGGGAGCGGGCCGTGGACGTGCTCCGGGCGGGTTTCGCCGAGGGCCGGCTGCGGGAGGACGAGCTGGAGAAGCGGGTCGCCCGTGCCTACGACGCCCGTACGGTGGGCGAGTTGATGCTGCTGGTCGCCGATCTGCCCCAGGGGCCGCAGGCGACCCCGGTCGTCCAGGGGCCGCCGATGGGTTTCCGGCCGGTGCCGCCGACGTTTCTGCCGTCCCCGGTGTCGCAGACCAACGGCAAGGCGGTCGGCGCGCTGGTCTGCGGCCTGCTGACCGTGCCGACGCTCGGACTCACCGGCATCCCCGCGGTGGTTCTCGGTCACACCGCCCGCGCGGAGATACGGCGGACCGACGAGGTCGGCGAGGGGATGGCGCTGACCGGACTGGTCTTCGGCTGGCTCTCCATCGGGGGCTGGGCGCTGCTGATCCTGCTGGGTCTGATAGCGGCCGTCGCGTCGCCGGGCTGA
- the rpsL gene encoding 30S ribosomal protein S12, with the protein MPTIQQLVRKGRQDKVEKNKTPALEGSPQRRGVCTRVFTTTPKKPNSALRKVARVRLTSGIEVTAYIPGEGHNLQEHSIVLVRGGRVKDLPGVRYKIIRGSLDTQGVKNRKQARSRYGAKKEK; encoded by the coding sequence GTGCCTACGATCCAGCAGCTGGTCCGGAAGGGCCGGCAGGACAAGGTCGAGAAGAACAAGACGCCCGCACTTGAGGGTTCGCCCCAGCGTCGTGGCGTCTGCACGCGTGTGTTCACGACCACCCCGAAGAAGCCGAATTCGGCCCTGCGTAAGGTCGCGCGTGTGCGTCTGACCAGCGGGATCGAAGTCACCGCTTACATTCCGGGTGAGGGACACAACCTGCAGGAGCACTCCATCGTGCTCGTGCGTGGCGGTCGTGTGAAGGACCTGCCCGGTGTTCGCTACAAGATCATCCGCGGTTCGCTTGACACCCAGGGTGTCAAGAACCGCAAGCAGGCCCGCAGCCGCTACGGCGCCAAGAAGGAGAAGTAG
- a CDS encoding phage tail tube protein, whose protein sequence is MAGTNSSEIRIAGVGRLYVAPADTAVPSTFSSDTATDWATWKNLGFTSGDGVTFSKKDKLEPVDVWQAVSPVHFVYSDRDLTLKFSLMQFNEDTLPFFMGGGAVGAVTGSTGVYKYDIADRPFADVRALGLEFTDVRAGDGSTVTYRFGVPRGQVTAADDIKLARKSAAQLGITYTAMSAADGSPLASFVMKDAAYAAS, encoded by the coding sequence ATGGCAGGAACCAACTCCTCCGAGATCCGCATCGCCGGCGTAGGCCGCCTCTACGTCGCCCCGGCCGACACCGCCGTACCGTCGACGTTCTCCTCCGACACCGCCACGGACTGGGCGACCTGGAAGAACCTCGGCTTCACCTCGGGAGACGGTGTCACCTTCAGCAAGAAGGACAAGCTGGAGCCGGTCGACGTGTGGCAGGCCGTCAGCCCGGTGCACTTCGTGTACTCGGACCGCGATCTGACCCTGAAGTTCTCGCTGATGCAGTTCAACGAGGACACGCTGCCGTTCTTCATGGGCGGCGGTGCGGTGGGCGCGGTGACCGGTTCGACGGGCGTCTACAAGTACGACATCGCCGACCGGCCGTTCGCCGATGTGCGCGCTCTCGGGCTGGAGTTCACGGACGTCCGGGCCGGCGACGGCTCGACCGTGACCTACCGCTTCGGCGTCCCGCGCGGCCAGGTCACGGCGGCCGACGACATCAAGCTGGCCCGCAAGTCCGCGGCCCAGCTCGGCATCACCTACACGGCCATGTCCGCCGCCGACGGTTCGCCGCTGGCCAGCTTCGTGATGAAGGACGCCGCGTACGCCGCGTCCTGA
- a CDS encoding helix-turn-helix domain-containing protein: MAPRQTPTIRQRRFGAELRRLREGVGMSAPVAGERLGADRTMISNIEAGRFGISEDRLRRLASIYECDDTELIDALASMTGGRSKGWWDEYRGKIPPDFLDVAELEHHATGLRTLQTAHIPGLFQTEEHARALFDLFVPALPRLEVELRIAQRLGRHAVIADAPGVPYVGLVHETALRMRTGGRRVAKAQLGRLLEESERPNVRLLVIPFTAEGFPMAGDTLMYVSAASAHLDTVEVDSPIGAVFFDSPTQLANFRRRLDLVEQVALNPNKSRDLILSIADDL; this comes from the coding sequence ATGGCACCCCGACAGACCCCCACCATTCGCCAACGGCGCTTCGGGGCCGAGCTGCGCAGACTGCGTGAAGGCGTCGGCATGTCCGCCCCGGTCGCGGGCGAACGGCTCGGCGCCGACCGGACGATGATCTCCAACATCGAGGCCGGCCGATTCGGCATCAGCGAGGACCGCCTCCGCCGTCTCGCGAGCATCTACGAGTGCGACGACACCGAACTGATCGACGCCCTGGCATCGATGACCGGCGGACGTTCGAAGGGCTGGTGGGACGAGTACCGGGGCAAGATCCCGCCGGACTTCCTGGACGTGGCGGAACTCGAACATCACGCCACCGGCCTGCGCACGCTGCAAACCGCCCACATCCCCGGCCTGTTCCAGACCGAGGAGCACGCACGGGCGCTGTTCGACCTCTTCGTCCCGGCACTGCCGCGTCTGGAGGTCGAGTTGAGGATCGCCCAACGCCTGGGGCGCCACGCCGTGATCGCGGACGCCCCGGGTGTTCCCTATGTCGGCCTGGTCCACGAAACGGCGCTGCGCATGCGCACAGGAGGCCGCCGGGTCGCCAAGGCCCAACTCGGTCGGCTACTGGAGGAGAGCGAGCGCCCCAACGTCCGGTTGCTGGTGATCCCGTTCACCGCCGAGGGCTTCCCCATGGCCGGCGACACGTTGATGTACGTCTCCGCCGCCAGCGCCCACCTGGACACAGTGGAGGTGGACTCCCCCATCGGCGCGGTGTTCTTCGACTCACCGACCCAACTGGCCAACTTCCGGCGACGGCTGGACTTGGTCGAACAGGTCGCGTTGAATCCGAACAAGTCGAGAGACCTCATCCTCTCGATCGCCGACGACCTGTAA
- a CDS encoding phage distal tail protein — translation MADLTTTTSTDDVPPGSLITRDGQMQWAGLLLGPGTPYEIGSDGLTGWEDLPDYDTTDADHPTAHGAWPGARYAKPRKVGGSVWTVPTSDDTESSLSAMRTLRQALLLGDPERWLAVRLHGEILAIRARVSQRVLAADRTYTTQGVSKASVQWYATDPRRYTVDEQTAVTGAPQPESGLTWPLTWPLNWGQASSTGDVGADNSGSAPTHPVLTFTGPCTNPTVTDRTSGRRLRYEIGLAAGDELVVDTAAGTVTLNSTASRRHTAAADSSPEELFAFEPGRAELAFRPDTYDTGAQLSVRWRSAEW, via the coding sequence ATGGCCGATCTGACGACCACCACATCCACCGACGACGTTCCCCCCGGCTCACTCATCACCCGCGACGGGCAGATGCAGTGGGCCGGACTGCTGCTCGGCCCCGGTACGCCGTACGAGATCGGCAGTGACGGGCTGACCGGCTGGGAGGACCTGCCGGACTACGACACGACCGACGCCGACCACCCGACCGCGCACGGCGCCTGGCCGGGCGCGCGCTACGCCAAGCCCCGCAAGGTCGGCGGCTCGGTGTGGACCGTGCCGACCAGCGACGACACCGAGTCCTCCCTCTCCGCGATGCGCACCCTGCGCCAGGCGCTGCTGCTCGGCGACCCGGAGCGCTGGCTGGCGGTACGACTGCACGGCGAGATCCTCGCCATCCGGGCACGGGTCAGCCAGCGTGTGCTCGCCGCCGACCGGACGTACACCACCCAGGGCGTCTCCAAGGCGTCCGTGCAGTGGTACGCCACCGATCCGCGTCGCTACACCGTCGACGAGCAGACCGCCGTCACCGGTGCCCCGCAGCCGGAGAGCGGCCTCACCTGGCCGCTGACCTGGCCGCTGAACTGGGGCCAGGCCTCGTCCACCGGTGACGTGGGCGCCGACAACTCCGGTTCCGCGCCCACCCATCCGGTCCTCACCTTCACCGGCCCCTGCACCAACCCGACGGTCACGGACCGGACTTCGGGACGCCGACTGCGCTACGAGATCGGGCTCGCGGCGGGTGACGAGCTGGTCGTCGACACGGCGGCCGGGACCGTCACCCTCAACTCCACCGCCTCGCGCCGCCACACCGCGGCAGCGGACAGCAGCCCGGAAGAACTCTTCGCCTTCGAACCGGGCCGCGCCGAGCTGGCGTTCCGCCCGGACACCTACGACACGGGCGCGCAGCTCTCGGTGCGCTGGCGCTCGGCGGAGTGGTGA
- the rpsG gene encoding 30S ribosomal protein S7 — protein sequence MPRKGPAPKRPVIIDPVYGSPLVTSLINKVLLNGKRSTAERIVYGAMEGLREKTSNDPVITLKRALENIKPTLEVKSRRVGGATYQVPIEVKPGRANTLALRWLVGYSRARREKTMTERLLNELLDASNGLGAAVKKREDTHKMAESNKAFAHYRW from the coding sequence ATGCCTCGTAAGGGCCCCGCCCCGAAGCGCCCGGTCATCATCGACCCGGTCTACGGTTCTCCTCTTGTCACCTCCCTGATCAACAAGGTGCTGCTGAACGGCAAGCGCTCCACCGCCGAGCGCATCGTGTACGGCGCCATGGAGGGCCTGCGCGAGAAGACCAGCAACGACCCGGTCATCACGCTGAAGCGCGCGCTGGAGAACATCAAGCCCACGCTTGAGGTCAAGTCCCGCCGCGTCGGCGGTGCGACGTACCAGGTTCCGATCGAGGTCAAGCCCGGTCGCGCCAACACGCTCGCGCTGCGCTGGCTGGTCGGTTACTCCCGCGCCCGTCGCGAGAAGACCATGACCGAGCGTCTGCTCAACGAGCTTCTCGACGCTTCGAACGGCCTCGGTGCGGCCGTCAAGAAGCGCGAGGACACCCACAAGATGGCCGAGTCCAACAAGGCCTTCGCGCACTACCGCTGGTAG
- a CDS encoding WhiB family transcriptional regulator: MSTDSCSPPRPHDKRAGWQTAAACAGLPPKAVFSKKVKEAAPVLRACARCTVRRDCERIVAPADNWFDGVCGGRLYRSGRPVEIPAHLLPAMSVMPASRGGSLA, from the coding sequence ATGTCCACCGACTCGTGCTCACCACCCCGCCCCCACGACAAACGCGCCGGCTGGCAGACCGCCGCCGCCTGCGCCGGGCTCCCGCCCAAGGCCGTCTTCTCCAAGAAGGTCAAGGAGGCGGCCCCCGTCCTGCGGGCCTGCGCCCGCTGCACGGTACGGCGGGACTGCGAGCGGATCGTCGCCCCGGCCGACAACTGGTTCGACGGCGTCTGCGGCGGCCGCCTCTACCGTTCCGGCCGCCCGGTCGAGATCCCCGCGCACCTTCTCCCGGCCATGTCGGTCATGCCGGCTTCGCGGGGAGGCTCCCTTGCCTGA
- a CDS encoding DUF397 domain-containing protein, whose amino-acid sequence MSEPKWRKSSYSEASANACVEMAEAGPLIALRDSKHPELPWATVSRRAWTEFSGALGSGLLRTEP is encoded by the coding sequence GTGTCCGAGCCGAAGTGGCGCAAGTCCTCGTACTCCGAGGCATCCGCCAACGCCTGCGTCGAGATGGCTGAGGCCGGCCCCCTCATCGCCCTCCGCGACTCGAAGCACCCGGAACTGCCGTGGGCGACAGTGAGCCGGAGGGCGTGGACGGAGTTCTCGGGGGCCCTGGGTTCAGGTCTGCTGCGTACGGAGCCGTAG
- a CDS encoding peptidoglycan-binding protein has protein sequence MATPLSPDALITALKAEGITVIEHPAWRTNNRNSKGSWGPVNGIVIHHTVTTGTTNSVNLCYNGHSELPGPLCHGVIAKDGTVHLVGNGRANHAGSGDGDVLKAVIAQSPTLPAPNQNNTDGNVHFYGFECVNLGDGKDPWPAVQLDAMVRASAALCRAHGWNAHSVIGHKEWTNTKIDPRGFTMADFRTRVATRLGTKVTTPTKPANPTYQPFPGADWFKKNPRSAIVTAMGKRLVTVGCSAYASGPGPQWTTADKTSYAKWQRKLGYTGTAADGWPGATSWIALKVPYSS, from the coding sequence ATGGCCACACCCCTCTCCCCCGACGCCCTCATCACCGCCCTCAAAGCCGAGGGCATCACCGTCATCGAGCACCCCGCCTGGCGAACCAACAACCGCAACAGCAAGGGCAGTTGGGGCCCGGTCAACGGCATCGTCATCCACCACACCGTCACCACCGGCACCACCAACTCCGTCAACCTCTGCTACAACGGCCACTCCGAACTCCCCGGCCCCCTCTGCCACGGAGTCATCGCCAAGGACGGCACGGTCCACCTCGTGGGCAACGGCCGCGCCAACCACGCAGGCAGCGGCGACGGAGACGTACTGAAGGCAGTCATCGCCCAGAGCCCCACCCTCCCCGCCCCGAACCAGAACAACACGGACGGCAACGTCCACTTCTACGGCTTCGAGTGCGTCAACCTCGGCGACGGCAAGGACCCCTGGCCGGCCGTCCAGCTGGACGCGATGGTCCGCGCCTCGGCCGCCCTGTGCCGAGCACACGGCTGGAACGCCCACTCGGTGATCGGCCACAAGGAGTGGACGAACACCAAGATCGACCCGCGGGGTTTCACGATGGCCGACTTCCGCACCCGGGTCGCCACCCGCCTCGGCACCAAGGTCACCACGCCCACCAAGCCGGCCAACCCCACCTACCAGCCCTTCCCCGGCGCCGACTGGTTCAAGAAGAACCCCAGGTCGGCGATCGTCACGGCGATGGGCAAGCGACTGGTCACCGTCGGCTGCTCGGCGTACGCCTCCGGTCCCGGCCCCCAGTGGACCACCGCCGACAAGACCTCCTACGCCAAGTGGCAGCGCAAGCTCGGCTACACCGGCACGGCGGCGGACGGCTGGCCGGGAGCCACCTCCTGGATCGCGCTGAAGGTCCCGTACAGCTCCTGA
- a CDS encoding DUF3592 domain-containing protein, translated as MVTIWVWAPVSLILFGVSAACTASAWEIYRLRRHGVRTTAQVSGFRSTTDADSDPRHRVLVIFCLPDGTEVEAESLTSKPDGSNGFARGDSMDIVYDPAKPTRIHVTRFEGHRVRGTDAAAYAICAATAALFAALALAQAFTG; from the coding sequence ATGGTGACCATATGGGTGTGGGCTCCCGTCTCCCTGATCCTCTTCGGAGTCTCCGCCGCGTGCACGGCATCGGCCTGGGAGATCTACCGACTGCGACGCCACGGCGTCCGGACCACCGCTCAGGTGTCCGGCTTCCGCTCGACGACCGATGCCGACTCCGACCCGCGTCACCGCGTCCTGGTGATCTTCTGCCTGCCCGACGGCACGGAGGTCGAGGCGGAGTCCCTGACGTCCAAGCCTGACGGATCGAACGGCTTCGCCCGGGGTGACTCGATGGACATCGTCTACGACCCCGCGAAGCCGACCCGGATCCACGTCACCCGCTTCGAGGGGCACCGGGTCCGCGGCACAGATGCTGCGGCGTATGCCATCTGCGCCGCGACAGCGGCCCTCTTCGCCGCTCTGGCCCTGGCCCAGGCGTTCACCGGCTGA
- a CDS encoding phage tail protein, translated as MSLVASMKKATTSLQDFKEKASGASAASKEIGSSGQKGAAQLKALKTAADGSGKELKDLRTASDQAEKSLGKAGKTGSSAGTNLGKYETGAGKAAKGQDKMNTSMKGNFFGLLMQLLAPLIQKVIDMVTNSKTMQKVLKQAFEVIKSVISSVMKAIEPIMKNAGKLIKSVWSGIKTAITNIVKAVATVIRTYVNVWKSIITGVLKAISTVVSNVWKGIKAVISPVVSWVKSAIPDAFRAVKDRLSSIWGGLKGIAGRAFDGIKGAVRDPINAVIGLINRAIGALNGIHVSIPGWVPMVGGKTFGVSLPRIPALATGGVVMPRSGGVPALLAEAGEAEAVLPLSKLDRLLRTAASRGRAYAGVSGADGSALHIEHYYAAETSSPQRTADALMFLAKARG; from the coding sequence GTGTCACTTGTTGCCTCGATGAAGAAGGCGACCACGTCCCTGCAGGACTTCAAGGAGAAGGCCTCTGGAGCGTCGGCCGCCTCGAAGGAAATCGGCAGTTCCGGGCAGAAAGGTGCCGCTCAGCTCAAGGCCCTCAAGACCGCCGCCGACGGTTCCGGCAAGGAGTTGAAGGATCTCAGGACCGCGTCGGACCAGGCCGAGAAGTCTCTCGGCAAGGCCGGCAAGACGGGTTCCAGTGCCGGGACCAATCTCGGGAAGTACGAAACCGGGGCGGGCAAGGCGGCCAAGGGCCAGGACAAGATGAACACGTCGATGAAGGGCAACTTCTTCGGCCTGCTCATGCAACTGCTCGCGCCGCTCATCCAGAAGGTCATCGACATGGTGACCAACTCGAAGACCATGCAGAAGGTCCTGAAGCAGGCCTTCGAGGTCATCAAGTCCGTGATCAGCAGCGTCATGAAGGCCATCGAGCCGATCATGAAGAACGCCGGCAAGCTGATCAAGTCGGTGTGGAGCGGTATCAAGACGGCGATCACGAACATCGTCAAGGCCGTCGCCACGGTCATCAGGACCTACGTCAACGTGTGGAAGTCCATCATCACCGGCGTCCTGAAGGCGATCAGCACGGTCGTCTCCAACGTCTGGAAGGGCATCAAGGCCGTCATCTCGCCGGTCGTCAGCTGGGTCAAGTCCGCGATCCCGGACGCCTTCCGGGCCGTGAAGGACCGGCTGTCCAGCATCTGGGGCGGGCTCAAGGGCATCGCCGGTCGCGCCTTCGACGGCATCAAGGGCGCGGTCCGCGACCCGATCAACGCCGTCATCGGTCTCATCAACCGCGCGATCGGCGCCCTCAACGGCATCCACGTCTCCATCCCCGGCTGGGTCCCGATGGTCGGCGGCAAGACCTTCGGTGTCAGCCTGCCGAGGATCCCCGCACTGGCCACCGGCGGTGTCGTCATGCCCCGCTCCGGCGGTGTTCCCGCGCTTCTCGCCGAGGCCGGTGAGGCGGAGGCCGTACTGCCGCTCAGCAAGCTCGACCGGCTGCTCAGGACAGCGGCCTCGCGCGGTCGGGCGTACGCCGGGGTGTCCGGCGCCGACGGCAGCGCGCTGCACATCGAGCACTACTACGCGGCTGAGACCAGCAGCCCGCAGCGCACCGCCGACGCGCTGATGTTCCTGGCGAAGGCGCGCGGATGA
- a CDS encoding ATP-binding protein, which translates to MDLPPFNTTPTRVGWDTSALDPLRPVAEARHRTRVWLQEHWGLGELVDSVELAVGELCTNAVRHGGGLAGLELTLGAGRQFAPPVLRVMVNDHAPGRVPELPLDVDPFGEGGRGLRLVEALARRWGWHRTGFDEKQVWCSFALASGSARNGSADPDSSPHGPHR; encoded by the coding sequence ATGGATCTCCCTCCCTTCAACACCACCCCCACCCGCGTCGGTTGGGACACCTCCGCCCTCGACCCCCTCCGCCCCGTTGCCGAAGCCCGGCACCGCACCCGCGTATGGCTCCAAGAGCATTGGGGGCTGGGCGAGTTGGTCGATTCCGTCGAGCTCGCCGTGGGCGAACTGTGCACGAATGCCGTGCGGCACGGAGGTGGCCTCGCGGGGCTGGAGTTGACGCTTGGGGCCGGGCGGCAGTTCGCTCCGCCGGTGCTGCGGGTGATGGTCAACGACCACGCGCCCGGGCGGGTGCCCGAACTCCCCCTGGATGTCGACCCATTCGGCGAGGGCGGGCGAGGGCTGCGGCTCGTCGAGGCGTTGGCGCGGCGGTGGGGATGGCATCGCACCGGGTTCGACGAGAAGCAGGTCTGGTGCAGCTTCGCCCTCGCGTCCGGATCCGCCCGCAACGGATCGGCGGATCCGGACAGTTCACCTCACGGACCTCACCGCTGA
- a CDS encoding tape-measure protein translates to MSGTVTALRNPLAGAAPVLRSFQSKVQQTQAGVRSFTERVTGAAGDLDRVAAPGAQSSTAVQQLKTNADTAARSVTRTGQTATGAVPGIKSTGARGRSAGKSLGKLTTGLGGVFAIVGTLIAASGVLGGLLDTFGTAMTIGSGVMIIVNALTRANPLGFVIGILLPLAGWLLDIALNSETGQRLMDQLATLILKYVQSYLTILGPILKLIASAVNTYVTGYLTLITTTLSVLGTVIGTGFAVLKALTTGDTRALSGRMSAIWSGFKNAVKPVLNWITKEIPAGFTRIKTATSNTLRAMGQFVTTGAQTVAGVVKGPIEGLVAFANWVIDGLNKLSFSILGKKFGVHLSKIPMLAEGGIAVPGARTGRVLSLTALERQRGRAAARTAQPAQRIKEFHESNGTGAHGTAADLLFLASAHARA, encoded by the coding sequence ATGAGCGGCACGGTCACCGCACTGCGCAATCCGCTCGCCGGTGCCGCCCCCGTCCTGCGCTCCTTCCAGAGCAAGGTGCAGCAGACCCAGGCCGGTGTACGGTCCTTCACCGAGCGCGTCACGGGCGCCGCCGGTGATCTCGACCGCGTCGCCGCCCCCGGCGCCCAGAGCTCCACCGCCGTCCAACAGCTCAAGACGAACGCCGACACCGCCGCCCGTTCCGTCACCAGAACCGGCCAGACCGCCACGGGCGCCGTCCCCGGCATCAAGTCCACGGGCGCCAGGGGCAGATCCGCCGGAAAGTCCCTCGGCAAACTCACCACCGGCCTCGGCGGTGTCTTCGCCATCGTCGGCACCCTTATCGCCGCCTCCGGTGTCCTCGGCGGACTGCTCGACACCTTCGGCACCGCCATGACCATCGGCTCCGGCGTAATGATCATCGTCAACGCCCTCACCCGCGCCAACCCCCTCGGCTTCGTCATCGGCATCCTGCTCCCGCTGGCCGGCTGGCTGCTGGACATCGCCCTGAACTCCGAGACCGGCCAACGCCTGATGGACCAACTGGCCACGCTGATCCTGAAGTACGTCCAGAGCTACCTCACGATCCTCGGCCCGATCCTCAAGCTCATCGCGAGCGCCGTGAACACCTACGTCACCGGCTATCTCACCCTGATCACCACCACCCTCTCCGTCCTCGGCACGGTCATCGGCACCGGCTTCGCCGTCCTCAAGGCGCTGACCACCGGCGACACCCGCGCCCTCAGCGGCAGGATGTCCGCGATCTGGAGCGGGTTCAAGAACGCCGTGAAGCCGGTGCTGAACTGGATCACCAAGGAGATCCCGGCCGGCTTCACCCGGATCAAGACCGCCACCTCCAACACCCTGCGCGCGATGGGGCAGTTCGTCACCACCGGCGCCCAGACCGTCGCCGGGGTGGTGAAGGGCCCGATCGAGGGGCTGGTCGCCTTCGCGAACTGGGTGATCGACGGGCTGAACAAGCTCAGCTTCAGCATCCTCGGCAAGAAGTTCGGCGTGCATCTGAGCAAGATCCCGATGCTCGCGGAGGGCGGGATCGCGGTCCCCGGCGCACGGACCGGCCGCGTGCTGTCCCTCACCGCCCTGGAACGACAGCGCGGCCGGGCGGCCGCCAGAACCGCCCAACCCGCCCAGCGCATCAAGGAGTTCCACGAGAGCAACGGCACCGGCGCTCACGGCACTGCGGCCGACCTCCTCTTCCTGGCCTCCGCCCACGCCCGCGCATGA
- a CDS encoding helix-turn-helix domain-containing protein yields MTSQDLDAFAAWVEDLMRERGYDIDSPRGGGKSRIADEAGVHRAAVTRLLQRQSMPDLETTRRLARVLGVPVRDMLIRSGRLTAEELADPHDYLASPAPGAEFARRPTLEEVADLLGVPADRREMFVRVVEQFLPNDVPAAADMAPEDARLLVTD; encoded by the coding sequence ATGACCAGCCAGGATCTGGACGCGTTCGCCGCGTGGGTCGAGGACCTGATGCGCGAACGCGGCTACGACATCGACAGCCCACGCGGCGGCGGCAAGTCCCGGATAGCGGACGAGGCGGGCGTCCACCGGGCCGCCGTCACCCGCCTGCTGCAGCGCCAGAGCATGCCGGACCTGGAGACCACGCGCAGGCTCGCCCGCGTGCTGGGCGTGCCGGTCCGCGACATGCTCATCCGCTCCGGCCGACTGACCGCGGAGGAACTCGCCGACCCCCACGACTACTTGGCCTCCCCCGCACCCGGCGCCGAGTTCGCCCGCCGCCCCACGCTGGAGGAGGTCGCCGATCTGCTGGGGGTGCCGGCCGACCGGCGGGAGATGTTCGTGCGCGTGGTCGAGCAGTTCCTGCCGAACGACGTGCCGGCGGCGGCGGACATGGCACCTGAGGACGCACGACTGTTGGTGACCGACTGA